Below is a genomic region from Rhinolophus sinicus isolate RSC01 linkage group LG11, ASM3656204v1, whole genome shotgun sequence.
CATCCCCAAAGCCAGCCCAGCGGGTAGAAAGAACGGATGGAAGCAACTCCTCACTTTGTCTTCTTTTATTGCCTTGTCAATCCAGGAGGCAAGAATAtcccagagagaaagagaaggcaggTCACGCTGGGGACCAGCTGGAGGGTGATTTAATGGTATCAGATGGTGTCTGAGAGACTCCAGTTGGAGCCAGGAGGGTTGTGAGCAGCAGAAATACAGACTTCCCAGACTGGAGAGCAAATCCTACCACCAAGCAGCTGAAAGGAGCTTCTGGGAGGTTTTTCGTAACTGGGGGCCACAGCTATGGTGGCAAGTGATTCCTCCGccccacagtaggtgctcagagTATAGCAGGAAACTCAGGAACCCAGAGAGTTTGTGACACTCAGACGCAGGGAAGGAAAAGGGCTTGGAAATCCCCTTTAGTCCTGGGGGTCAGAGGTCAAAGGGCAGGAAGCAGTCAGCAGAACGGGTCCAGAGTTTGCTAGGGAGGTCACAGCATTACCAAACCCTGCTCAAAAGGGGCCCCTGCCCTGTATTCCTCCAGGAGATACAAGCCTCCACAAGCCTGGTACGCGCTGAGCCAGGGCCAAGACCAGCCTACACTGATTGAGCTGACAGAGGGAAAAAAGCCAGTTTGCAGGGAACTAGGAAGTCCGAGGCTCACCTCAATGCCAAGAAGTTCCGCCTGCACTCGAGAAGCCTGGCCATGGAGTGTGCACAGCCGTCGGTCAATTTGTTGTTGAACAGACTGGAAAGTTCCGAGAGGAGACATGGAGACAAGGCACAATGGACAGCGACCACCCAAACCCTCAGGACAGGAGTCACCCTGCACCCTTCAGCCATGCAAACACCCCGCCCAGCCCATCACTTGCTCACAGCTGCTCCCAGGGGTCACAGCCTGGAGGGGCCTGGGGCTGCAAGGCCCAAGTTCACGGCCCAGCCCGACTTACGCTAACTTCTGCAGCTGCTCACAGTGAAGGGCGTGTTCAATGAGCTTGCAGATGCCCCGATCTGAGATATTATTATCTCGCAGGCTAAAAAGAgaccaaataaatacatttaaaacggAGCTCATGAGcgagggagagaaaaatgaacaaaaccccAAGAGACTTGCACTCATCCCAGAGTGACAGCATCTGTGCTTCCAGGAAATGCTGCAAGGACCGAACGCCTCAGAAAAGTGGAGACTCCCCCCATTCCTGTGCTATGTGGGGGACCATGCAGGAAGTGGGGACCCAGAGCGCCAGCTAAAGAACACCAGAATTCCCGGGAAGTCACTGGCCAATTCTGGGGCACTGTTTCCAGCTGTGTGAAAGGGAAATGGGAATCAGAGCAGCCTTATAGAAGGTTCCAAGGTAGGAAGGAGCGTGGGAAAGGtgcagcaggaaggagagaggctgCCCCTGGGGGCGGTGGTGGTGACCACCTGCCAGGTGAGCGTGTAGCAGTCCACATGGAAAAGAGTGGCCAAAACGTTGGAAACCCATCGTGCAGCCTGTGGTTAGCAAGGCCCTGCGTCCAGCCCTTCACTCCAATGACACAGGCCCCTCTGACACGCCTCTTGGGTCAGTGTTTCCAAAACTCACCTGATCACAAGATCTTCTGAAAGTGTCTCTAAAGTACGGactcccaggcccctcccctggAGCTGGCAATTCCGCCTGTgcagggtggggcccagggaccTGTGTATTTTGACAACTGTGTGCATGATTCTTCACCTTCAAACTTGGGAGGACCTGACTTAAATCGTAATAGCTCAAGCTCAGGAATCTGTCAGCAGAAGCTCTGATCCTGAGCATTCACTCACCCCCTATCTGCTAAAAGTAAGCCCTGAGGATTTAAACAGAGAGTGCGCATAAAGCTCTGTGAGCAGCTGACACAGTGTACAAGCTACCTGCCATTGTGGCCGCTCACAGGTATGGAAGTCTGACACACTGGCGCTGTCCTACCGTCCTGATAGTAACGGTATTTAATCCTCCCAAGCCCATGGAGTAGGCAGAGAgcaggagactgaggcacagacaagTGAAGTAACTTGGCCACAGTTGCAGTGCCTGAAAGATCTGGGCCGACATGGGCTGCCTGCCGAGCCCACTCTTAACCACATTGTACAGCCTCTCCCCGAGTGCTTTTAGACTGCGGGTCACGAAGCCATTGGTGGGTCATGAAACTAACTTACAAGGTTACAAGCAGCAGTTTTGAAATAgaagaagaacagaaaagaaagagagcagaGTGTGTCCGGGTTAATAACGGACAGTCACTTTGTGCagcttttgtttcagttttacattgagtgcgtctctctctctctctctctctctctcacacacacacacacacacacacacacacacacacaacacacacacacaggaaatgcCCACGCAGCAACCTCACGgttgtcccctcccccacagggttGGCATTTTCTATACTATGTGTGTGTAGGGTAAGAAGCAGTAGAACTTGGTCAAGAACTTTAATGGCTAAGGGAACATCAAGCTGGTTCCCACCGACCAGTAGTGTCCACCGTGTGGCCTCTGGACCTCTTGCCTCAGAAGCACTAGggatgtttgtttaaaatatagattccAGGGCCCCCAGCCCAGACCTAGAGATTGGGAACCACGTCGGACAGGCCCCAGGATCAGCATTGCCACAGCCCCTTTGCCCCAAGGCCACAGGAGCCAGAAGGAAACCAGCCTCACCTTCCTCTGAAACTAGAGACAGGCCCCCAGCCTCCACTCAGCCCTTCCACTCACTGCGGGAGTCACGTGCTTTCCTCACGGAGGAGAGAGGAAATTCATTTTAGGAATGGATCTGTGAGGATGGAGCTACGAGGACAACCCAGGCCAGTACTTCCTGACCTCTTGGGGTCCAAGGACCACTTGAAGAGCTGGAAAAATCCAGGAAAATGCATGTTCATATTTGTATCAGGAAAACAGCTCCCACACACTGGTCTGGAAATTCCTGAGTGAAAAAATCCAGGATTCCTCCTTCCTAGGGAAATAGAGTATTGCACTGGCGACTTCCGTTCACCAAGCCAAATGCCCTCTCCACTTGTCTGCCTGGCTCTCAGGCCTGGGGAGCTGATTCCCAGGGATGACTTGAGCAGGTACTCTGCTCTGGCTCCCTGCTGGGGGAGTGAGGATTTATTCCCCAGATCCCACCTTTCCAGGTTGCTGTCACCTCAGTTGCTGTCAGGCAACCAGCTAATAACTACTCTTTCCCCTGCCCCTCAGGCCTAAGGATGCCACCCCATCTCCACTCCATCTCCACTGTCCTTAGCCCCAGGACCTTGCACGAGCTCTTTCTGCTCTTCCTAAGTCCTGCCCCCAAGCCTTTGTAAACagtccctttattaaactctcctcGAATCAACCAATTTAAGTATCATCTATTTTCTCctgatatattcatatttataatatatgttatatataatatacatattaacgCTATATGATATGTTGTCTTATCATATCCTATTTATAAACGTAGGACCACAGACCGTATGTAAGGGATAACAAAAGTCACAGCACAGTTTCTACTAAATATCTATGTGTTtgcttcacaaagaaaaaaaaaactcttgctGCTTTGGCCTAGAGAAAGTATGTCATCCTAATATATTCAAAGAGAGATTTGTTTCTTAGTTAGGGTCAAATAAAGTTGTCTGGAAGGCTGTGAGTAGATTTTCACTTTAAGCTACAACTTCTGCTTTCCCAGAGGGTATAAATAGGGTGCAGGATATCCCCTTTCAAGGCTGAAAGAGAAGTTGGGGAGCCTGCGATGTGCTGGCTTCCTGCCCTGGGCACACCCTGTGCCCTCACCTGGCCCAAGATGTGGAGAGAGACCCACGGTTGCCAAGGCATCGGCGTTCCAAAGGGAAAGCCTCACGTCTTCAGCCCTGGGGCTGAAAGCAGGGTGGGCAACACCAAAACCTCGTTTGGACACAGTGCTACGTACGGAGAACTCTGCAgccactttctctctctggggTCCTGATAGTCTCAGCTCAGTGGGATTTTAAAGTTTCTGATGGAGCACAAGTCACCTCTGACTTGGGGCAGTTCCTAATAAGGACACATAGGACACAAAACTTTGTATGTCATGGAGCCTCTGAAGGTTGCTCAGTTCACTTGTGGGGAGCAGGGAGTTATATTCAGAAAGACATGATTTGTGACTCCCATCTCTGCCATTTCCTATGTGACAAGGTAGCTGGTTAATCTGAGCCTCAAATCTAGGACAATGGGGATAAGAATGTCCCTGCTGTAGCCCAGGGTGGTTGTGGAGATTAAAAGAGGTGATTCAGGAAAGGGTGTCGCACAGTGCCTGTCACGCAGGACGTCCTATGAAATATGGCTATCGTTATCATATATTTAAACTAAGGCTCAGACTGGGGAAGGGACCCGGCCGGGGCTGCACAGAAGGGGTGTCcgggctgggcctgggcctgacTGCCTGGACCCCAGCACGGCGTTCCCGCGCCTGCACCTCGGTGGTGCGTTCCCATCATGCCCCGCACCCAGCAATACTCACTAAAGAGCCTTGCAGACGCTGAGGCAAGGCAGCAGCTGCTCCACACCGATGTCACCCACAGAGTTATGGTCCAGCTGCAAGGCCACAGGCCACCGGAGGTGCCGTAGCACGAAGGCCAGGGCAGCACACTCGGCAGGGCCCACACTGCAAAATGTCAGCTTGAGATGCCCCACGTTCAGCCTGCGCACAGCCTCCCGTGCCAGCCGCTCTTCCTGCATCTCATACAGGCTCCGGATGAGCCAGACGAACCCCGGCATGGCGTGCATGCTCTTGGCCTCACCCGGCACGGCCGGGGGGATGGAGTGGAAGTGCTTGTGGAGGCTGTGGGCTAGACACCTCCGGGCACAGTCCCGGCGCCGGAGCAGGGCCTTCTCAGACGCCTGGCACTCGGCCAGCAGGCTCCGGTGCTCCTGGGACAACAGCCCTGCCAGGAAGGCCGCTGTGATCTGGAGGTTGTGCGGCTCAGCCTCCTGCAGCAAAACTGCCACGCTGTCCTCCTTGCACCGCGAGCCTGGCACACACAGTGCGGGCAGCAGCCTTGCCAGCAGTGACCTCTCTGGCTGGTGACAGTTGAAGAGGTATCTGAGTGAGGACGGTGGCATGTCAGCACTGAGCGCGAGATAGAGTGCGGCAAAAAAGCACTGGAAAGTGATGTGCAGGAATTCCAGGGGCGCCGTGCTCTCGGACGCAGCCCTTTGGGCACGTACCAGGAAGCCAAGGGAAATGTCCTCGCTGTCGATGTGTGCTGCCTGGAGCTGCTTGGCTGAGAACACATAGCAACACATGCCCAGGCCCCAGAGAGCCAGTCTGCCGAGGTGCAGGAGTGTGGGGAGCCTGCCTCGAAGCAGGCCGGCTCCCAGATGGTGAGGGGCTGAGTCTGGTGGTGACGTGTGCAGCAGAAAATGCTGCAGGATCAACAGGTACATATCTGTGGTGGTCGTGGGGGACCCGCCACCCTGCAGCAACAGTTCCTGGTGGCATTTGGACACCATCCACGAGAAGACGGGAAGGTGGCACAAACCATGCAGGGCTGAGGTCGCTTTGAGTAGGCTGATGAGGCGGTCGGCCACCCCTGGGTCGCGATGGCGCTTCCTCAGGTACAGTTCAATGCCATCTTCCGAGAAGCCCTTGAGCGTGAGCTCTATGCGCACGTACTTCCGGAGGCACGCCGACACTGCGTCCGGACGGCTGGTCAACACCTTGCGGGCATTCTTTAGCAGGTTGCCCTGGAGAAGGTTGAAGAGCAGATTCTGGACCGACGTGGGGTGGGTCGGAGAGCAGTGACGCTCACGATCCGTGAACCTGAACTTGAACTCATCAAAGCCATCGAAGGTTAAGAGGACGCGGTCGGGGTGCTCAAGGAGGAACTGGAAGATGTCCTGTTGGCCAAGGTCAGGCCAACAGCAGTGCTCAAAGAGCAGCGCCTGCATGGACAGAGGTTTTGCCACACACTGCAGCTGCCGGCAGCTGAATGGGAAGACGAAGAGAAAATCTTGGAAGTCCCGCCCCGCAGCCCACAGCAGGTGCAGCTGCTGCAGGAGCGTGCTCTTGCCGCTGCCCGCCTCGCCCACCACCAGCACGGTGTCTGCATCTTTGTTGAGGCTGTGGGAGCTGAAGAGCCCCTCCAGGCCCAGGGTGGCAGGGCAATTCTGTGGGGGTCCAGCCATGCCCACCTCCGTCCGGATCTCCAGAACATTCTCCGTGTATATTTCCTCTAGGCAAAGACTCTCAGCCCCATCATAGCTGCTCAGGAAGCGTGACTGAGCAGAGACCGTGGTCCTCAGCTTGGACATGTACTTTTTACACGCGGCATCtagaagacagaggaagagaccAGTGAACTGGAATGGGGGGAATATGGGACCTGAGCAGAGAGAAGGCTGCACGAGGCAATGTGATGTTATGGGTGGGAGAGAATGGACAGCAGACTCTGTACTCACAGGCTGTGGGCTTTGCGATGGTCACATAACCTCGCTAAACCTCAATTTCCTGCCCTGTGAAGTGGGAGAGCTGGTGGTCCCTACCATCCGGGGTTTTTGCATGGTCCAATTAAGATAATGCATGTCAAGTGCTTCATCAGCGTCCAACACAAAATAAGTGCTCAAAAGACGTTAGCGCGTGCCATGACTATCACTGCCATCGGGAAGGGCTGCAGATTAGAAGGAGCATTGGCTGGCTCAGAAGACCTGCACCCTGATCCCTGTCCCCTATCCTGACTAGGCGGCATTAGGTCCGTCCCTTCACCATTCAGACTCAGGTGCATCTTTCTGAAGGAAAACAGAAGGTACAAGGATATAAGCACCCAGTTTCTGAAGTCAGGCATACCTGGGTCCACCATTAGCTTGGGCAAGCCACATACCACTTACAGTAGTCTTATCTGCAAAATTGGGGGCAatccacattttgaaaaattgtttcagGAGGAAAGGAGACAAAATCGAGTTTAAAAGAATGTCTGATACATGGTCAACTTTCAAAAACCAGTGTTTGTTATCACTGCTATTAATGGGTGTGATGGGCAGAACAATGCCCCCCAACGATGTCCAGGTCCTAGTTGTCAGACTCGTGGCACATGTTGTCTTACTTGCGAAAGGGATGAGGCAGATGTGACGGGgcgatcatcctggattatctgggggGCCCAGTCCTGGATGGCCGCAGGGTCAGTGGGAAGTCTGGGTCTAGCACTGGGACGCGGTTTCCTGATGTATCCACTTCCGCAGGCTCTTCACGCCACGCCCTGCTGTCCCCAGTGTAGCATATGTCCACAGGACTGCTGCATTCCTTTATAATATCAACCTGAGCAAATCACTTCTTCTGTCAGGTTAGTTCCCCTTTCAGGAAACGGGGAAGTAGTGGTCTATAGTCCAGGGTGGTGGGACCTCAGAGCACGATTCACCCCATCACGGCCTCACTGCCCCCAACCAAGCTCTGATGCAGCTGTTCTCAACCCAAAGGCCAACAAGTAAGTTTCACAGAGAGCTCTGAGCACTTCGAAGCTATATTTAGTCATATGAAGGAGATGCCCTGTGtctgtgtttcctcttctgttcccAGAACTAGTTATCATTGCTCTTACTGCCCTCTGGATATGCCAGGAGCActgaacagagaccacaagataTATTTGCTCCTAATACCTGATTTCCAATGCAGGTTTTCCAGCCATCACCAATGATATCAAAAttctccaggaaaaataaaatgatctctcattttaaaaagaaacaaacacatacatgtcAGTCATCACCTTTAGGATCGTCACCTTGGGGAACCATGACCATAGCGTGGTGTGACAATACATGTCGGCCAGCTTGCTTAATGATATCAACAGCAAACATTACCCAAGGGCTAAGCAGGCACTGGCCCGGTGCTGTATGTCCCTTGATGTGCACTAATGTCTGTGCTCTGTTCTCAGCTGAGAGGGGACACACCCAGGTGCCAAGCACGGGCTTTCAGCCATCCCTCCCACGGGCATGCTTGCCACCCAGAAGGCGGGGCCCTGGGTGACAAATCCATCTGCCAGCCCCACGCACAGTTCAGGGGCACTCGGTGCCAATGAGCTTTCCCTGTGGTGATGTGGGAACAAGACTCAAAGAGTGCCAGGCTTGCGTCCTGTCTTACAACTGATGATCTCTTCCCCCC
It encodes:
- the NOD2 gene encoding nucleotide-binding oligomerization domain-containing protein 2 isoform X2, with amino-acid sequence MPREGSQDRRDLAGWAGGRGRERGGIRGDRSLRWSLLGQNLAVSLASDGAEESGRLWLRGCEMCAQEAFQAQRSQLVELLVSGSLEGFESILDWLLSWEVLSWEDYEGLSLLGQPLSHLARRLLDTVWNKGAWGCKQLIAAVQEAQADSQSPKLCDHWDPHSPHPAQDLRSHRPAIVRKLYSHVEGVLDLAKERGFISLYECDEIRRPIFTSSQRARRLLDLAMVKANGLAPFLLQHVEELPVPKALPFEDAACKKYMSKLRTTVSAQSRFLSSYDGAESLCLEEIYTENVLEIRTEVGMAGPPQNCPATLGLEGLFSSHSLNKDADTVLVVGEAGSGKSTLLQQLHLLWAAGRDFQDFLFVFPFSCRQLQCVAKPLSMQALLFEHCCWPDLGQQDIFQFLLEHPDRVLLTFDGFDEFKFRFTDRERHCSPTHPTSVQNLLFNLLQGNLLKNARKVLTSRPDAVSACLRKYVRIELTLKGFSEDGIELYLRKRHRDPGVADRLISLLKATSALHGLCHLPVFSWMVSKCHQELLLQGGGSPTTTTDMYLLILQHFLLHTSPPDSAPHHLGAGLLRGRLPTLLHLGRLALWGLGMCCYVFSAKQLQAAHIDSEDISLGFLVRAQRAASESTAPLEFLHITFQCFFAALYLALSADMPPSSLRYLFNCHQPERSLLARLLPALCVPGSRCKEDSVAVLLQEAEPHNLQITAAFLAGLLSQEHRSLLAECQASEKALLRRRDCARRCLAHSLHKHFHSIPPAVPGEAKSMHAMPGFVWLIRSLYEMQEERLAREAVRRLNVGHLKLTFCSVGPAECAALAFVLRHLRWPVALQLDHNSVGDIGVEQLLPCLSVCKALYLRDNNISDRGICKLIEHALHCEQLQKLALFNNKLTDGCAHSMARLLECRRNFLALRLGNNHITAVGAQVLAQGLRANASLQFLGFWGNKVGDKGAQALAEALGDHQSLRWLSLVGNNIGSVGAQALALMLEKNVALEELCLEENRLQDEGCPTTVSPILEQKPSCRPLQGMTPSWKSGSEETLSLPRKLRSSATGTPDSCFDVSRPSCSLFVSRTWVWTPEAG
- the NOD2 gene encoding nucleotide-binding oligomerization domain-containing protein 2 isoform X3 produces the protein MPREGSQDRRDLAGWAGGRGRERGGIRGDRSLRWSLLGQNLAVSLASDGAEESGRLWLRGCEMCAQEAFQAQRSQLVELLVSGSLEGFESILDWLLSWEVLSWEDYEGLSLLGQPLSHLARRLLDTVWNKGAWGCKQLIAAVQEAQADSQSPKLCDHWDPHSPHPAQDLRSHRPAIVRKLYSHVEGVLDLAKERGFISLYECDEIRRPIFTSSQRARRLLDLAMVKANGLAPFLLQHVEELPVPKALPFEDAACKKYMSKLRTTVSAQSRFLSSYDGAESLCLEEIYTENVLEIRTEVGMAGPPQNCPATLGLEGLFSSHSLNKDADTVLVVGEAGSGKSTLLQQLHLLWAAGRDFQDFLFVFPFSCRQLQCVAKPLSMQALLFEHCCWPDLGQQDIFQFLLEHPDRVLLTFDGFDEFKFRFTDRERHCSPTHPTSVQNLLFNLLQGNLLKNARKVLTSRPDAVSACLRKYVRIELTLKGFSEDGIELYLRKRHRDPGVADRLISLLKATSALHGLCHLPVFSWMVSKCHQELLLQGGGSPTTTTDMYLLILQHFLLHTSPPDSAPHHLGAGLLRGRLPTLLHLGRLALWGLGMCCYVFSAKQLQAAHIDSEDISLGFLVRAQRAASESTAPLEFLHITFQCFFAALYLALSADMPPSSLRYLFNCHQPERSLLARLLPALCVPGSRCKEDSVAVLLQEAEPHNLQITAAFLAGLLSQEHRSLLAECQASEKALLRRRDCARRCLAHSLHKHFHSIPPAVPGEAKSMHAMPGFVWLIRSLYEMQEERLAREAVRRLNVGHLKLTFCSVGPAECAALAFVLRHLRWPVALQLDHNSVGDIGVEQLLPCLSVCKALYLRDNNISDRGICKLIEHALHCEQLQKLALFNNKLTDGCAHSMARLLECRRNFLALRLGNNHITAVGAQVLAQGLRANASLQFLGFWGNKVGDKGAQALAEALGDHQSLRWLSLVGNNIGSVGAQALALMLEKNVALEELCLEENRLQDEGVCSLAEGLKRNSSLKVLKLSNNCVTYLGAEALLQALARNDTILEVWLRGNTFSPEEIEKLSHRDTRLLL
- the NOD2 gene encoding nucleotide-binding oligomerization domain-containing protein 2 isoform X6, whose protein sequence is MLQDPVTIADGTLLRDSLCCLGTLLEREARRDLFPSLTRIQRLRAESRGCEMCAQEAFQAQRSQLVELLVSGSLEGFESILDWLLSWEVLSWEDYEGLSLLGQPLSHLARRLLDTVWNKGAWGCKQLIAAVQEAQADSQSPKLCDHWDPHSPHPAQDLRSHRPAIVRKLYSHVEGVLDLAKERGFISLYECDEIRRPIFTSSQRARRLLDLAMVKANGLAPFLLQHVEELPVPKALPFEDAACKKYMSKLRTTVSAQSRFLSSYDGAESLCLEEIYTENVLEIRTEVGMAGPPQNCPATLGLEGLFSSHSLNKDADTVLVVGEAGSGKSTLLQQLHLLWAAGRDFQDFLFVFPFSCRQLQCVAKPLSMQALLFEHCCWPDLGQQDIFQFLLEHPDRVLLTFDGFDEFKFRFTDRERHCSPTHPTSVQNLLFNLLQGNLLKNARKVLTSRPDAVSACLRKYVRIELTLKGFSEDGIELYLRKRHRDPGVADRLISLLKATSALHGLCHLPVFSWMVSKCHQELLLQGGGSPTTTTDMYLLILQHFLLHTSPPDSAPHHLGAGLLRGRLPTLLHLGRLALWGLGMCCYVFSAKQLQAAHIDSEDISLGFLVRAQRAASESTAPLEFLHITFQCFFAALYLALSADMPPSSLRYLFNCHQPERSLLARLLPALCVPGSRCKEDSVAVLLQEAEPHNLQITAAFLAGLLSQEHRSLLAECQASEKALLRRRDCARRCLAHSLHKHFHSIPPAVPGEAKSMHAMPGFVWLIRSLYEMQEERLAREAVRRLNVGHLKLTFCSVGPAECAALAFVLRHLRWPVALQLDHNSVGDIGVEQLLPCLSVCKALYLRDNNISDRGICKLIEHALHCEQLQKLALFNNKLTDGCAHSMARLLECRRNFLALRLGNNHITAVGAQVLAQGLRANASLQFLGFWGNKVGDKGAQALAEALGDHQSLRWLSLVGNNIGSVGAQALALMLEKNVALEELCLEENRLQDEGVCSLAEGLKRNSSLKVLKLKCACGDTNFLALPPCPEHGTAYSQGQ
- the NOD2 gene encoding nucleotide-binding oligomerization domain-containing protein 2 isoform X4, which translates into the protein MSMLSFTASVTPPGPGDFSLIVFLSLLLQLHTGHDSLWLLLESWRTARSSCQNPGCEMCAQEAFQAQRSQLVELLVSGSLEGFESILDWLLSWEVLSWEDYEGLSLLGQPLSHLARRLLDTVWNKGAWGCKQLIAAVQEAQADSQSPKLCDHWDPHSPHPAQDLRSHRPAIVRKLYSHVEGVLDLAKERGFISLYECDEIRRPIFTSSQRARRLLDLAMVKANGLAPFLLQHVEELPVPKALPFEDAACKKYMSKLRTTVSAQSRFLSSYDGAESLCLEEIYTENVLEIRTEVGMAGPPQNCPATLGLEGLFSSHSLNKDADTVLVVGEAGSGKSTLLQQLHLLWAAGRDFQDFLFVFPFSCRQLQCVAKPLSMQALLFEHCCWPDLGQQDIFQFLLEHPDRVLLTFDGFDEFKFRFTDRERHCSPTHPTSVQNLLFNLLQGNLLKNARKVLTSRPDAVSACLRKYVRIELTLKGFSEDGIELYLRKRHRDPGVADRLISLLKATSALHGLCHLPVFSWMVSKCHQELLLQGGGSPTTTTDMYLLILQHFLLHTSPPDSAPHHLGAGLLRGRLPTLLHLGRLALWGLGMCCYVFSAKQLQAAHIDSEDISLGFLVRAQRAASESTAPLEFLHITFQCFFAALYLALSADMPPSSLRYLFNCHQPERSLLARLLPALCVPGSRCKEDSVAVLLQEAEPHNLQITAAFLAGLLSQEHRSLLAECQASEKALLRRRDCARRCLAHSLHKHFHSIPPAVPGEAKSMHAMPGFVWLIRSLYEMQEERLAREAVRRLNVGHLKLTFCSVGPAECAALAFVLRHLRWPVALQLDHNSVGDIGVEQLLPCLSVCKALYLRDNNISDRGICKLIEHALHCEQLQKLALFNNKLTDGCAHSMARLLECRRNFLALRLGNNHITAVGAQVLAQGLRANASLQFLGFWGNKVGDKGAQALAEALGDHQSLRWLSLVGNNIGSVGAQALALMLEKNVALEELCLEENRLQDEGCPTTVSPILEQKPSCRPLQGMTPSWKSGSEETLSLPRKLRSSATGTPDSCFDVSRPSCSLFVSRTWVWTPEAG
- the NOD2 gene encoding nucleotide-binding oligomerization domain-containing protein 2 isoform X8 encodes the protein MCGCEMCAQEAFQAQRSQLVELLVSGSLEGFESILDWLLSWEVLSWEDYEGLSLLGQPLSHLARRLLDTVWNKGAWGCKQLIAAVQEAQADSQSPKLCDHWDPHSPHPAQDLRSHRPAIVRKLYSHVEGVLDLAKERGFISLYECDEIRRPIFTSSQRARRLLDLAMVKANGLAPFLLQHVEELPVPKALPFEDAACKKYMSKLRTTVSAQSRFLSSYDGAESLCLEEIYTENVLEIRTEVGMAGPPQNCPATLGLEGLFSSHSLNKDADTVLVVGEAGSGKSTLLQQLHLLWAAGRDFQDFLFVFPFSCRQLQCVAKPLSMQALLFEHCCWPDLGQQDIFQFLLEHPDRVLLTFDGFDEFKFRFTDRERHCSPTHPTSVQNLLFNLLQGNLLKNARKVLTSRPDAVSACLRKYVRIELTLKGFSEDGIELYLRKRHRDPGVADRLISLLKATSALHGLCHLPVFSWMVSKCHQELLLQGGGSPTTTTDMYLLILQHFLLHTSPPDSAPHHLGAGLLRGRLPTLLHLGRLALWGLGMCCYVFSAKQLQAAHIDSEDISLGFLVRAQRAASESTAPLEFLHITFQCFFAALYLALSADMPPSSLRYLFNCHQPERSLLARLLPALCVPGSRCKEDSVAVLLQEAEPHNLQITAAFLAGLLSQEHRSLLAECQASEKALLRRRDCARRCLAHSLHKHFHSIPPAVPGEAKSMHAMPGFVWLIRSLYEMQEERLAREAVRRLNVGHLKLTFCSVGPAECAALAFVLRHLRWPVALQLDHNSVGDIGVEQLLPCLSVCKALYLRDNNISDRGICKLIEHALHCEQLQKLALFNNKLTDGCAHSMARLLECRRNFLALRLGNNHITAVGAQVLAQGLRANASLQFLGFWGNKVGDKGAQALAEALGDHQSLRWLSLVGNNIGSVGAQALALMLEKNVALEELCLEENRLQDEGVCSLAEGLKRNSSLKVLKLSNNCVTYLGAEALLQALARNDTILEVWLRGNTFSPEEIEKLSHRDTRLLL